One window of the Prochlorococcus marinus XMU1411 genome contains the following:
- the zwf gene encoding glucose-6-phosphate dehydrogenase, with the protein MPSTLSNPLRLGLRQERVISPQCLVIFGASGDLTHRKLIPALFELYLQRRIPSEFGIVGCARRPWTDNEFREKMKVKLSNQISGKEREWEQFSNYLFYEPVDLQQYDHVERLSKRLNEIDKTQATHGNRTFYLSVSPNFYASGCKALKAAGLLEDPKKSRLVIEKPFGRDYSSAKKLNKIVQSCAEESQIYRIDHYLGKETVQNILVLRFANTIFEPIWNRNYISSVQITSSETVGVEDRAGYYESSGALRDMLQNHMTQMLAVTAMEPPGKFEPEAIRNEKAKVLQAAKLAEENEPWNCCIRGQYGEGGNILNRLKGYRQEDGVNCNSTTETYIATKVFVDNWRWQGVPFYLRTGKRLPKRLGEIVLTFKDVPVHLFESTIINPAPNQLILRIQPNEGATFKFEVKSPGSGMKSRPVEMEFSYDESFGEPSDEGYVRLLADAMLSDPTLFTRSDEVEAAWKLYTPLIELMDNSPWKLPIYNYESMTWGPPESDQLLSKDNIFWRRP; encoded by the coding sequence ATGCCTTCAACTTTAAGTAATCCTTTAAGATTAGGTTTACGGCAGGAAAGAGTCATATCTCCACAATGCTTAGTAATATTTGGTGCTAGTGGAGACCTTACTCATAGAAAATTAATACCAGCCTTATTTGAACTCTATTTGCAAAGAAGAATTCCAAGCGAATTTGGAATAGTTGGTTGTGCTAGAAGACCTTGGACTGATAATGAGTTTAGAGAAAAGATGAAAGTAAAGCTATCCAACCAAATATCTGGTAAAGAAAGGGAGTGGGAACAATTTTCTAATTATCTTTTCTATGAACCAGTTGACTTACAACAATATGATCATGTAGAAAGACTTTCTAAAAGATTAAATGAAATTGATAAAACACAAGCTACTCATGGGAATAGAACATTTTACTTATCAGTATCCCCAAATTTCTATGCAAGTGGATGTAAAGCTCTTAAAGCAGCTGGCCTTTTAGAAGACCCTAAAAAAAGTCGTTTAGTGATTGAAAAACCTTTTGGAAGGGATTATTCGAGTGCAAAAAAATTGAATAAGATCGTCCAAAGTTGTGCTGAAGAAAGTCAGATTTATAGGATTGATCATTACTTAGGTAAAGAGACAGTTCAAAATATTCTTGTTTTGAGGTTTGCTAACACAATTTTTGAACCAATCTGGAATAGGAATTACATATCAAGTGTCCAAATCACTTCATCTGAAACGGTTGGTGTTGAAGATAGAGCAGGTTATTACGAAAGCTCTGGTGCTTTAAGAGATATGCTGCAAAATCATATGACTCAAATGCTTGCTGTTACTGCTATGGAACCTCCTGGAAAATTTGAACCAGAAGCAATAAGAAATGAAAAAGCTAAGGTCCTTCAAGCTGCAAAACTTGCCGAAGAAAATGAACCGTGGAATTGTTGCATAAGAGGTCAATATGGAGAGGGAGGAAATATCTTAAATAGACTCAAAGGATATAGGCAGGAAGATGGTGTTAATTGTAATAGCACAACAGAAACTTATATTGCGACAAAAGTATTCGTTGATAACTGGCGTTGGCAAGGGGTTCCTTTTTATTTGAGAACAGGGAAAAGATTACCTAAAAGACTCGGAGAAATAGTCTTAACTTTTAAAGACGTGCCTGTTCATTTATTTGAATCAACAATAATAAATCCTGCCCCAAATCAACTTATCCTTAGAATTCAGCCAAATGAGGGTGCTACTTTCAAATTTGAGGTAAAATCTCCTGGTTCTGGAATGAAATCTAGGCCTGTTGAGATGGAATTTTCTTATGATGAATCATTTGGAGAACCATCAGATGAAGGCTATGTAAGATTATTAGCTGATGCGATGCTTTCTGACCCAACCCTATTTACTCGAAGTGATGAAGTAGAGGCAGCCTGGAAACTTTATACCCCATTAATAGAATTGATGGATAATTCTCCTTGGAAGTTACCTATTTATAATTATGAATCAATGACTTGGGGACCTCCTGAGTCTGATCAATTACTTTCAAAAGATAATATTTTCTGGCGTAGACCTTAA
- a CDS encoding FAD-binding oxidoreductase, whose protein sequence is MYSQAKVIAGGLAHIPVVIAVFYFILTTFNKRALKFVEDAKTKKPESKAVEPKKVAVSKTEAPKTEATKVVKKKHADVPVNIYRPKTPYEGTVIENYSLLKEGAIGRVNHITFDLKDSDPFLNYVEGQSIGIMPAGEDANGKPHKLRLYSIASTRHGDNFQGNTVSLCVRQLQYEKDGATINGVCSTYLCDIKPGDKVKITGPVGKEMLLPDEEDANIVMLATGTGIAPMRAYLRRMFEATEKEKNNWNFKGKAWLFMGAPKSANLLYEEDLQRYLTDYPNNFKYTKAISREQQNTKGGRMYIQDRVLESANELFNMIEDEKTHIYLCGLKGMEPGIDEAMTKAAEEKGLNWSELRPQLKKAGRWHVETY, encoded by the coding sequence ATGTATTCACAAGCAAAAGTAATCGCAGGCGGATTAGCTCATATACCAGTAGTAATAGCCGTTTTTTATTTTATACTCACAACTTTTAATAAAAGAGCTTTAAAATTTGTTGAAGATGCAAAAACAAAAAAACCTGAGTCAAAAGCTGTGGAACCTAAAAAAGTCGCTGTTTCAAAAACAGAAGCTCCAAAAACAGAAGCTACAAAAGTAGTGAAGAAAAAACATGCAGACGTCCCAGTAAATATTTATAGGCCTAAAACACCATATGAAGGTACAGTAATCGAGAATTACAGTCTTCTTAAAGAAGGAGCTATTGGAAGGGTAAATCATATTACTTTCGACCTTAAAGATAGTGATCCTTTCTTAAATTATGTTGAGGGCCAAAGTATAGGAATCATGCCTGCAGGAGAAGATGCAAATGGAAAGCCTCATAAATTAAGGCTTTACTCTATAGCTAGCACTAGACATGGAGATAATTTTCAAGGTAATACAGTTTCTCTTTGTGTTAGACAGCTTCAGTACGAAAAAGATGGAGCAACTATAAATGGTGTTTGTTCCACTTACTTATGCGACATCAAGCCTGGAGATAAAGTAAAAATTACAGGACCTGTAGGTAAAGAGATGCTTCTCCCAGATGAAGAGGATGCGAACATAGTTATGTTAGCGACTGGCACTGGAATAGCACCAATGAGAGCCTATTTAAGAAGAATGTTCGAAGCAACTGAAAAAGAAAAAAATAATTGGAATTTCAAGGGAAAAGCTTGGCTATTTATGGGTGCCCCAAAATCAGCTAATTTGTTATATGAAGAAGATCTCCAAAGATATCTCACTGATTACCCTAATAATTTTAAATATACAAAAGCTATTAGCCGTGAGCAGCAAAATACTAAAGGAGGAAGAATGTATATTCAAGACAGAGTTTTAGAATCAGCGAATGAGCTTTTCAATATGATTGAAGATGAAAAAACTCATATATATCTTTGTGGATTAAAGGGTATGGAGCCTGGAATAGATGAAGCAATGACAAAGGCTGCTGAGGAAAAAGGGTTGAATTGGTCAGAATTAAGACCTCAACTAAAAAAAGCAGGAAGATGGCACGTGGAAACTTACTAA
- a CDS encoding SRPBCC family protein: MNNPQESVDHSKRNDYRTIEQTMEKLSGGTRRLAAQLTTSASFDSLWNVLTDYDRLNLYIPNLLSSKKIYQKDNNVHLKQVGAQDFLGMKFSAEVTIDLFEDKEIGLLKFNLIKGDFRKFEGSWKIQNINNTSNNSLIYDLTVQGCQWMPIGMIEKRLKKDLSENLIAVDKQAKEISKLV; the protein is encoded by the coding sequence ATGAATAATCCTCAAGAATCAGTAGACCATTCTAAAAGAAATGACTACAGAACAATTGAGCAAACGATGGAAAAGCTTTCTGGAGGGACAAGAAGACTTGCAGCTCAACTTACAACCTCTGCGAGTTTTGATTCTTTGTGGAATGTTTTAACAGATTATGATCGACTAAATCTTTACATACCAAATTTACTGTCAAGCAAAAAAATATATCAAAAGGACAATAATGTGCACCTTAAACAAGTTGGGGCTCAAGATTTTCTTGGGATGAAATTTTCAGCTGAGGTAACTATCGATTTATTTGAAGATAAGGAGATTGGCCTTTTAAAATTCAATTTAATAAAAGGAGATTTCAGAAAATTTGAAGGTAGTTGGAAAATTCAAAATATTAATAATACTTCAAATAATTCATTAATTTATGATCTTACAGTTCAAGGATGTCAATGGATGCCAATAGGGATGATAGAGAAAAGACTAAAAAAAGATCTCTCAGAGAATTTGATTGCCGTAGATAAGCAAGCAAAAGAAATAAGTAAATTAGTTTAA
- a CDS encoding histidine kinase, with translation MNEKKELKLILVASRNQISSSDIKSLIAYLESGDCEFEISLQISEPTEQPELLELHRLVAIPALIKVSPTPKQIFAGSNIFSQFQKWLPRWTEEGLTKNLGINLQPSKIDSIRTQKEFLLEDELLVLRQENETLTKRIESQERLLRMVAHELRTPLTAATLAVQSQKLGQIDISKLQEVIKRRLEEIELLSQDLLEVGTTKWEALFNPQKIDLGNISAEVILELEKLWRLRNIEIDTDIPSDLPSVFADQRRMRQVFLNLIENAIKFSKDSGSIKITMIHKTNQWVEITICDKGAGIPMSEQKRIFLDRVRLPQTSEGTSGFGIGLSVCRRIVQVHGGRIWVVSEIGVGSCFHFTVPVWQGQNKEQQYLTKG, from the coding sequence TTGAATGAAAAAAAAGAGCTAAAATTAATACTTGTAGCATCTAGAAATCAAATTTCTAGTAGTGATATTAAGTCCTTGATAGCTTATTTAGAATCAGGTGATTGTGAATTTGAGATATCTCTACAAATATCCGAACCTACAGAGCAACCAGAATTACTAGAATTACACAGGTTAGTTGCCATTCCTGCTTTAATAAAAGTTTCACCGACTCCAAAGCAAATATTTGCAGGAAGTAATATTTTCTCTCAGTTCCAAAAATGGTTGCCGAGGTGGACAGAAGAAGGCTTAACAAAAAACTTGGGAATTAATTTGCAACCATCCAAAATTGATTCAATTAGAACTCAAAAAGAATTTCTTTTAGAAGACGAACTTCTTGTTTTAAGACAAGAAAATGAGACTTTAACAAAAAGAATAGAATCTCAGGAGAGATTATTAAGAATGGTTGCGCATGAACTAAGAACCCCATTAACTGCTGCCACTTTGGCTGTTCAAAGTCAAAAACTTGGACAAATAGATATTTCAAAATTACAGGAAGTAATTAAAAGACGTCTAGAAGAGATTGAACTCTTATCTCAGGATCTTTTAGAGGTTGGAACAACAAAATGGGAAGCGTTATTTAATCCTCAGAAAATTGACTTAGGTAATATTAGTGCTGAAGTAATACTCGAATTGGAAAAATTATGGAGACTAAGGAATATTGAAATTGATACTGATATCCCATCTGATCTGCCAAGCGTATTCGCTGATCAAAGAAGAATGAGGCAAGTATTTTTAAATTTAATTGAAAATGCTATTAAATTTTCTAAAGACTCAGGGTCTATAAAAATTACAATGATTCACAAGACAAATCAATGGGTAGAAATAACAATTTGTGACAAAGGTGCTGGGATTCCTATGAGCGAACAAAAAAGAATTTTTCTTGATAGAGTAAGGCTCCCACAGACTTCCGAAGGAACTTCAGGATTTGGGATAGGGTTATCTGTATGCAGGAGAATAGTACAAGTCCATGGGGGAAGAATATGGGTTGTATCTGAAATTGGAGTAGGTTCTTGCTTTCATTTTACAGTTCCTGTGTGGCAAGGACAAAACAAAGAGCAACAATACTTGACGAAAGGCTAG